The DNA sequence TTTCAGGTTTACTTTGGAGTTACTACATTGCTTGAGGCTGCTTCAGATGATGGACAACAAACCACGGATGAACAAAAGGAGGTGACCTATTGACCGCACTCAGATATTCCCTTGGAAATTTAATCTTAAATAAAGAAACATGGTTAAGATATTATGAAATATCTTATATTGATGAAAGCAAATAGATCTATTTCAACTCCAAAACATTTGGTATATGATACGCAAGCCTGTTATCATATTTACAATGAAATTGACATGAATTTTCTGTTTATATGAATGGATATTCAGTAGTCTGGACTACTAAAAACTATCCTACTGCAGTGCCCATCATGGTCTTTTTTGATGTGTTCTTTAGAACACTGATCTTTTGCCACATATGATTTACTTTTTgtctcttgtttttgaactccaacTGGATCCTTGAATTTTAATGATGCCCTTATCCAACATATTCAGAGAGAGTTTCCTACTGGAGTTTCTTTTCATCTCCTCTTTTTCACATGAAGGACCAAGTTTCTCTTTTTTTTGAACTCCAACTGAATCCTTGAGCTGCCCAAAATATTTTGTCGATTGTATTCAGGCAAACTTCTTGGCTTATAAATTCCCATGTTAACAATTCATGTGGACTGACACCTGTGTCTGTGAACTGCATAATCTCTGGAGTCACCTATAAAGCCCCCTATATTTCACTTTCTGttattccttttcctttcttAATCAGTTATTGTAGTTCTTCCTTGTTTTGCCtattaatcttttatttggctttTCAGATTTTATCACAATTATTTGTaggtcttcctcttcttctccattCTGCAAATCAAGTGTCCATATGAGTTATGAGTTATTGAGTCCTTAGCTTGACTGGCCTTTTCTAGATGTACTCAATTTGGTAAAATGAACTCACAATGATATTGCCAATGCAAAACTAGGTGTCGTTGTTGGATGGACATTGAAACTAACACCGATCctaattaaatcaaataattggctaatatataatttaaaatcttactgaaaattataaagaaaaggaaaagggcACTTGTTTAATTTCACTTGAGAACATTAAATTGATTCAAGCTAGACTCACATCTTACCTAATCTACTTCATCTTGAGTAAATCCAAATCCACGGGTCAAATCTAGCACTTTTGTGATGCTAGTCATTTTTCTATGCATGTTACAAAGAGGAAGTTATTTTTTATGTCGAGCAGTATGTGCATGTTTTATATCTTTGAATGATCATTTTATTCCTTGTTATACATTTAGCCAATAGTAAATTAGTGCTCTCCTTTTTGTGGTTAATGAAATTATGAAACAATGTCTTTCAAATTTCATATCAGGCAGAGTTAGCAGTTTCAGAATTTTCAGGAGATGGTGCAGGAATTATGGCTGCAGCCAGTACTGTTCTCAGCACATTCGTCTTGGTCTTCGTTGCTGAATGGGGTGACAAATCCTTTTTCTCCACAATAGGTGAATAGTGATATCTATCTATTACTTGGTTTTTACTAATGTCTGGTGATGTTAAAAATGACAGCTGAATTGTCTCTTATACAGCACTTGCTGCAGCTTCTTCACCTCTAGGTGTCATTGCAGGGGCAACTGCTGGTCATGCTCTTGCAACTTTGGTAAATAACTGAGACAGGATGTAATAATTTTTACAATGTTCTCAAatatatgttaaaaatattattctttaTATATGATAAGGATACTCTGGTTCACTTTTATATGCAACTACAAAATAAATGTTGGAAATTTATACTTGTTTGCTACTAAATTTAACCAAACTTACATATTGGTTATATCAATCTCTATTCAACTCATCAGTTACCTCACTCTAGTTTATTCAACCACACCATTCATGCATAAATCATTCACCCAAGCTGGTAAATTTTGTAATGAATGCAAGATGTTGCCATGTCAGCATGCCCTTAATTAAAAAAATGTTATAATATCAGGTGGAGTGATTTGCAAATACTGAAAGAATAGGTTTCAATTTGCATTTAGCTCAAAGGGGATGACATATATCTGAAAGATCCTTTCATGTGTGGCAAATGAATCTTTTATTCATTATCTAGGTTTAGTTCATTTTAAATAAGTAGCTTTGAAGTTTCTTCCCCTTTTCATGAAACATGACAAATGGATACTTTCATGCTTGCAGCTTGCAGTTCTCGGTGGTTCTTTGCTAGGAACATTTGTCTCTGAGAAGGTAGTTACTTAAGCAATGTCTTTATAAAATGTGGTCCTGTGAATGTTGTAATTCTGCAAATGTGACCTGGTGAtatatgaagtaaatttgattccttgtatttttatttttggctCAGTTGAGCCATGCTTATAATTACAAAGGAAACAtgttctttttctctttatcttAGATTACCTCAAAAATGATCTAATAAGTCTTGTATATGAGCAGATAGAGCACCAAAAAATTTAAGCCAATTttgaaataatacaaaaaataataagATTTAACTCCAGGCATATTACTTCCTAGAAGGGGAAATATAATCTATGCTGTTAATGCGACTGCACTGACAAATTTCATCAGTTTGTTAAGCTTTCTTTATATCTAtgcttttaatttttgtttaagttGACCTGTACATAATCTAAGACAATACTTTCAATTTCAGGTTATTTCTTATGTTGGAGGAGTTCTTTTTCTAGTCTTTGCTGCTGTAACCTTGATTGAGATTGTAAATTAGCTAAAGTCAACTGGCAAGACAGGTTTCCTGCAGGTAGATCTTAAGGTGAACTGATATTATCTTTTTTACGTCACTGAACTGATGTGACACTTTTCTGTTGCTCATTTAAGATAAGCACTTCACTAGATTCTAGTttcgtgtttatatatatatatatatatatatatatatgtcactgCATACTCCTCATATCATATTGAGCTTTAACTTTACCGCATTAACTTTCATTATACTCAACcaatgttttattttgttttcttttcttttttgaaatTAAATTTTGACTTTTACTAATAATTATCAAATACCTGCATGTTCTTTTGACTAGGTCAAGCAGATCTTCATGAATTGCTGTGGTCCTCATCAAACACAGATGCTAAAATACTGAAATCATTAGAGAAACTTGTGGTACCTTTTTCATCAGCTTCATGATTGAATGCTAGCCCAGAGTCATCTCAAATTCTACTGGAGAGGTGTACCTGGATAATTAGATAATGAACTGAATGAAGAGGATTTGGAGCAAAATGAAAATAATGCTATTTGCTGCCAATCAAAAGTTCCAGTGGCCATTTGGACATCAGGTTTTAGGTATTCTTTTTGTACAGAACACGATATTACCTTCCGTGGATGGATGATAACAGTCCTCAAAAAGTGaattgttttaataaaattattgagATGCCTCCTAGCATGAGTTTCTTTTTATTGAAATCTTGATTTAAACTTTGCTTTCTTCCTTATCTTGATGTTTGCAAGCATAAAATTTCTCTTAAATCTACCTTGATATACTTGATCCTGGCCAGTATTAATATGTGTTTAATCATATTCTTAGTGACCACTTAATTATAGTTATTCCATTCAAGCAGCTCCAAAAACTTATCTGATTGCATTCCAAACCTTCAAATAAGATGGTGGATGTTAAATGTAGTACAATATTGCCCACTCTGGTGCTAAATTTTCATATGTTCATCCCATCGGAGACTAGTGCATGCAGCTCTCACTCCATTCTGATTTAGTTAGCTTACAAATAATTTCTTACCTGAATATTAACACGTAATAGTCACATTTTCGGATGAGCATCACTTTACAGAGATTGGAAAGGGAAAGAAAAAAGTTTCGGTAAGGACAGATAGAACTCTCCCTGATGAATATCATCACTATTGACTGCAGATGGTAGAGATTACTGGTTAGTTTCCTTGATCACTTAAAAATGACAAACACTGAAGGGGACAATATTTGAAGTCCAGAAACAAATCCTGTTATTGTAGTTTCATGCTCAAAGACCACAGGTAATGATACAAGTACTAGTGACTGACTCTTAAAAAGTAAATAGAAAAGTTGTTTAACTATGGCcacattattatttatttacattATGACAATCACCAAATTTATGAAACCCAAACATTGATGATGAAAACAGAGACACGCTTGTATGACTAGCAGAGAGTCGTGACACTCAGAGAATGAAACACTGGAAAGAGATCAGTTTCCGACCAGATTGCTCGATGCTTCCATCACTCCATTACGTATCTGATCAGTTACATCTCTCACATGGCCGGGGCCATGAGGAATGAACACGGTCGTGTTCTTTGATGAGTTTCCAAGCTCTTTGATGGTGTCAAAGTACTGTGTGACCATTATTAGATCCATCACCTCTTTAGCAGAAGTGCCAGACACTGTGTTAGAGAAGTTCAAGATGTTATCCCTTAGTCCCTCGGTTATAGCCTGGCGCTGCTTTGCTATCCCAACACCCGAAAGATATTTGGCTTCAGCCTCTGCTTCGGCTTTCTTCACCATCAGGACCTTTTCAGCTTCTCCTTTGTAGACACTAGCAAGCTGAAGCCTCTGGGCTGCAATTAAGAAAGAACAATTGAGAGAATGCTGGAATAGGAAGGAGAAAAATCATGGACTTAAAACAACTATTAATATCTACAAGAGCATGGTAGCTAGCAAACATGTCATCCATATGTTCTTAAGGTTTTGGAAATGTAATCCATTCTAATAATTTCTGGGGTCATTAGAATGAGTTTACAACCTATTTGTCAAAAGATGTCAATTTTGCAGATCAGTTACCGATCAGTTACCATGTTTGCTTCTAGCACTATTACAAGTTTACAACTATACAATAATCGGTCCTTCTCATGACAAATTAATATATAATACAAATCATATGTGTATAGAGATAAAACAAGGTGTTTCCTTTGAGGAGTCTTTGAGAGGATCTAATCTCCAAAGCATCAGGCCAAAATGATATTCTAATTTATAAATAGGGATTGTTATGGTTCTACATACATATAGGTTCCATTACGTATAATCTGTTAAGGTGGCATGATTGGATTACATTAAATCAcccttttatataaaaataaaaaaaatatatgcaataatcaaaacTAATGCGATGAGAACTATCTTCCTAGACGCTAGCAAAAGAAGTCTCTTCttcttaaatgaaaaaaaaaagtaatcatGTCATCAAAAAATACTACACTTTGGAACATGATTAAACTAAAAAAACCTACCGGATCGGTTTCATAATAAAAATGGTGTTCTCAGTGCACGAGGCTCCCACAAATGTAGGATCTGGGGACGGTCAAAGTACGCGttcttatctttaaatatttaaagagtttGTTTTCATGACCCGAACTCTAGTCTCCTAATTCACAGGTCGATTTCACAATGAAACTATTTATACAATATGGCAGGAATTTTCTATAACagctaaaaaaatttatatgatgcaactacaagaatttatcaacaataagtagcatagccATCAACGGAATATCCTATAGAAATTATAGTAGTCTATATATGCACGAGGAAATACTAAACCAAGCATATTAAATACCAGCATTTATCTCGTTCATTGCTCTACGCACTGAGGCATCTGGTATAATATCAACCATGAGTATCTGCTCAATGTTATAACCGTACCCACCCATCACCTGAACATAATTTCCATTCAGAAGGACGTAATTGTCAATATAGGAATATTGCACAATCATTATGATTAGTAAAGACTGCCTAGTATCACTTGATTAGAAGAGATGACAGACCAAAACAATTATAAAGTTCAATAGTTATGCAAAAGTCAATTCTAGCAACAAATAACCAATCTAAACTTTGCTTTTTCAAATTCAGTGCTTAACATTGGTTACTTCTTCAAATCAAGTGCATAACATTGCAGATTTATTAATAACTAAGCAACAAAAGGAAGGAATCCAATCACCATAACAATAGGTAAGTTTGGTGAAAATGCAAAAACAgctcaaaatataaaataataacattTCAAAGAATGTGTAAAATCAACTGAAAAATGCAATCAAATAACAAACAGGATGCACACATGTTAAAGCATCAAAACTACAAAAGCTTAGATATGATATGGTATGGAAATGGTAGCAAGAAAAATACTTAACCCTCTAATATTATATATGACTATGTAAATACACAGAAGTGAATGAGGATAACAAACAACAAAAATGCCCGATAATAACCAGGGACATTAGTGCAGACAGGTGGAAATTTACAACTGAAGAATTCATAATAATCATATAAAAGTACTAGCACATATAATTAGTACTTTGCAAGAATAACATCTGTATCAAAATTTGGTCCCAGaataataaaaactattatcatgAAGAACAAGAGAGGAAATAATGTTTTATATTGCAAGTAAACTAATGTATTTAGAGGAGAACTGCACAGTTCCCAGTACTGAAAGAAGAATGGATGTCACTAAGATACTTGTAATAAATACCTTTTCTAGCTCCTCAAGGACTGCTTTTGCCACATCACCTTTTTGCTCAAAGAGCTCATCAAGTGTCATTCTTGGAACATGGGCTCGGACCACTATGATTTCAACCAGAGCAGGCATGATATTAGACCAATGTGTATGACCATTACAAATGAAACAACATAATTCAAAAACTTATAAGCACCATCAAAAACATAAGCTTGGATCTGCTCTTGTGGATTTTGCAACTCATAGAAAGCATCATCAGCATTTTCTTTAACGACGCGATACTGAATCGAACAAACCAGTTGCACAAAAACATTATCCTGTTGCACAGAACATACAGTGTCAGTAACCAAAATATTCCAACATAGAGACCATATAGGAAACCAATCGAAGATTCCAGAAATAATGAAAAATGCATGAAAAATTTGATACTAAGAGAAACTTTGCCTCAAAAAGAAGGACCAAGAGGAACTTTTGTGTGGAGATGTCATCATTCAAATTGACctaaacttgaacttcaaacCTTAGGCTAGGTGTGCATATGCAAATGACATTGCTGAAAGCCAATTTTTATGGTTTATTTTCTACAAGGCCTAGAAGGCCAATGGGACAAAATTTTGGTTTACGTATATAATCAATAGTCTTACATTATTGAATATGAATAAGCTGTGGTTGACATTACTCTTCAACTCAATTCCCAGTGCTTTAGGAGATCTAAAATGCTGGACTTACCTTCCTAATGTCCTAATCGATTTCCATACATAGATGAGTTCGTTACATTGAGTTTTATAGTAATCCTGTGCAATGTTTGAAATTTAGTACCGTACCggtgtatcgagctttgctcgatatggtacggtatgtcgtaccgagtggtacgccaggacataccaaacagtacacctaaaaaaaatatatatatatatataattaatatataaaaatataaaaatatatttttatataaaaaataaaaaatcaatatataaaaatattaaaaaatataaaaatataaaaaaaaggtgTACGTAGCCTCGATGACattgcctcctcttctcctcgttgCCTCGTCTACGACATTCGGTGAAGACGTCGAAGGCCGCAAACGTCTTCGGCCTTCGGCAAAGAACGCAACGAAAGCCGCAGACGTCTCCGGCCTTCGGCAAAGAAGGTTGCAGAGTCGTAGACGAGGCAATGAAGGAGATCGCCTCTTCCGCTGCTCTAGCCACCGCCTCCCCTGATCCCTACGCCTCTAAATCCTACTCTTTACGACTCTTTTCgtcgttacctcctggatcgggatCATCGAGGGAGGGCGATGCCAGATCGGGATCGAGAAAGGGCGTGGAAACAAGTTCGCGCTGAGGTTCTcccaattctccctcttcttcgaacgccctctccttcttccttcttcaatgCCTCTCCCTCAGCCTCGCCGCTATATCGAGCAGACCGAccagtagcgggcggtccgcgtaccggttcaTAGGCAAACCAATACGTACCACCCGATACGGGCAGTACGATTCGAAATCGCAAACCTTGATCCTGTGTACCATAATTGATGGAAACACAAATTCACATATAACGATGGTAatgataagggaccatttggtcgGTCGCCCACGCGATAACGGTCGGTAGCCACCTCAGAGTCGGTGTGGCATCTCGAAGCCGACATGGCGCCTCGGTGCCAAGGCGCATGCGTGGGTATAGACTTGAAGGGATACAGCATCCCCGCGGCAACGTGAGACCATGCCCGCGCCGCCCAAGGTCGTACAAGACAACGTCGTTGGTGCAGAACAATACAAGTTGACCCATGTCGCCTGGAGCATCGGCGGCCATTAACGACCTGAGTACGACCAACTCCCTATGACAGGTATAAATATCGACCCCCTAGTTAGTGCTAAGGGATCAGACCTCGAACACAAAAAACACTCTTAGATCCACCTCatactaacttaagcttcggaggggtcgagtcgggaaTTTCCCTCCCGACATTGACCTTTTGTGCAGGAAGGCAACGCTGAAGCAGGAATCCAAGTCCCACCTCGGGTCGGCCCCGGAGACGCCAGCTCCGACCCGACCCAACCTCGCCCTTCCATCCCCATCTCGGACACCCACGTGGATGCCCTCACACAATCAGGACCGAACTAAGCCGTATTGACCCCCAGGACATGACGTGAAGACACCAACATTTTTTGCGCTAAAAGGAGGGCACGTCTTGTGAAGCAGAGCCCGAGTCGTGCACCTCGGCCAAGTAgagcccgagttgtgcacctcggtctTGCAAGACCCGCTACGGCAGGCGTGAGCTTGAGTCGTGTACCTCGACCAAGCAGAGCCCGAATCGTGCACCTCGATCAAGCAAAGCCCAAGTCGTGCACCTCGGCCAAGCAGAGCCTGAGTCATGCACCTCGGTCGTGTAAGACCCGCTACGGCGGACGTGAGCCCGTGTCATGTACCTCGGCCAAGCAgagcccgagttgtgcacctcaatCGTACAAGACCTGCTATGGCGAACATGAGCCCGAGTTGTGTACCTCGGCCAAGCAAAGCCCGAGTCGTGCACCTCAGCTAAACAGAGCCCGAGTCGTGCACCTTGGCCAAGCAAAGCACGAGTCGTGTACCTCGGCCAGAAGACCCACTACGACGGATGTGTGCCCGAGCCGAGCACATCGGTCGGAAGACCAACCACGATAGACACATGCTCGGGTCATGCAGCCCGGAAGAACATACGACTTACTACAGCAAGCCGAGGAAACGAAGACGAACCACCCGACCCGAAAAGGGCCTACCACGACAAATCTCCTGCACCTGAAGGCACCACGGATCCAGCCGAAAAGCAAGGACCCTGATCACCCACAACATAAAAAAAGGTACCATGAGCCCCCTATGAGGAACTCGCGGCACGCCTCTATGGGAGGGGAGAAAATGATAGGGAATATTCTGGTATCACCCACGCGACAACGACTGACAGCCACCTCAAAGTCGGTGTGGCATCTCGAAGCCGACATGGCGCCTCGGAGTCGGCAATCGTGCCTCGATGCCAAGGAGGCACATGCGCGGGTGCGGACTTGAAGGGACGCAGCATCCCCGCGGCGACGTGAGACCATGCCCGTGCCGCCTGAGGTCATACAAGACGGCGTTGCATGGCGTGGAACAGTACAGGTCGACCCGCGCCACTCGAAGAATACGTACCGACTGCCCGAAGCATCGACAACCATTAACGACCTAAGTATTGCCGACTCCCTGCGATAGGTATAAATATCGACCCATGGTCAACGCCGGGGGATCGAACCTCGGACACAAGAAACACCCTCAGATCCACCTCATACTAACTTAAGCTTCAGAGGGTTAAGTCAAAAATCTCCCTCCCGACATTGACCTTTTGTGcaagaaggcgacgaagcaagaaTCCAAGTCCCACCTCGGGGCGGCCCCAGAGATGCCAGCTCCAACCCGACCTCGCCCTTCCATCCCCATCTCGGGCGCCCACGTGGACGCCCTTGCACGATCGGGATCGGACCAAGCCGTATCGATCCCAACGACACGGCATGAAGAAACCAACAGGTAACATAGATATCCTTATTGCAAATGGCATCTTCATACACAATTATCTCCTCTCCGTTCCACCAAAAGAGTGaagatcaaaaggagaaaaaagaggtgagtaaaaatgaagaagaaaaatatgaaaaattgaaTCTTTGGCCACTATGATCATAGAATTCGTTACATACTAGTGTGAGACCATGATTGGCGATCAAGCAAGACAGAGGGAGGAATTAGAAGGCCATGCATGCGATTCAATTAGGTAAATATCCTAATCAGATCGATTTCTACAGAAGCGCATTGAATCAAACCGAAGAAACACATCAGGTTCATTAAATGAGATGGAGGAGGGGGAGGACAGGGACCTTGGTCTTGGTCTCCACGCGGACGTCGAGCGAGGAGACGCGGGTGGAGAGAACGCCGGCAAGGCACTCTCCGGCGAAGGGGTTGAAGAAGTGAAGGCCAGGGCCGGCGAGGCTGAGGAAGCGCCCCCACTTCTCCACCACGCCGATGCTCGCCTGGTCGATGCAGGCGCAGAACACGAAGAAGGTGTTCACCATTTCtgctcttcccttctcttcccctCCCTTCTCCCTTCGCTTTACGCGGCTGCCACAAGAAGAAGCCAAATGATCGCCTCCCACGCGCAACGTCCGTGACCAGCCGTTTGACCCTGTCACTCGCGTTGGGCGCCGGATGTGCACCCGCATGTTTTCATCAATAACTGTGCAAGCCCGAATCCGAATGTTTTGCCTCACGGATTACGCCTAGTCGGCCCACAGGATTCGATCCGGTCCGATTTTGTCCGGCCCGAGTCGGCCTGCTCTGGTGCTGGGTTAGCGTAGGCGGGAAGGAGAGCAAACAGCAGAGCTCTTCCCCCAAACCCTCTCTGTAGAGAACCCAGGCGCTTGTTTGGGAAGCTAATATCAATTTCCTCGTTCCGGTCGCCTCTCCTTTCCCCACGATTTCTCCTCGAATCCTCTTCCGCAATGGCTCGCAACAAGGTAGGCACCCAATCGCTAACCCTAGCTAATTCCATCTTCAATTAGGCCCCTCATAGTTAATCTTAAGCAGTGTTTTTTTTTCCGTTCTTTGCTTCTGCATAATCAGTTATCATCGATTTGGTCTTTGCATGAATTACCTTTGGTTACCTTTCTCTC is a window from the Musa acuminata AAA Group cultivar baxijiao chromosome BXJ2-1, Cavendish_Baxijiao_AAA, whole genome shotgun sequence genome containing:
- the LOC103983908 gene encoding hypersensitive-induced response protein 4, yielding MVNTFFVFCACIDQASIGVVEKWGRFLSLAGPGLHFFNPFAGECLAGVLSTRVSSLDVRVETKTKDNVFVQLVCSIQYRVVKENADDAFYELQNPQEQIQAYVFDVVRAHVPRMTLDELFEQKGDVAKAVLEELEKVMGGYGYNIEQILMVDIIPDASVRRAMNEINAAQRLQLASVYKGEAEKVLMVKKAEAEAEAKYLSGVGIAKQRQAITEGLRDNILNFSNTVSGTSAKEVMDLIMVTQYFDTIKELGNSSKNTTVFIPHGPGHVRDVTDQIRNGVMEASSNLVGN